In a single window of the bacterium genome:
- a CDS encoding RHS repeat-associated core domain-containing protein yields the protein MIKFKLERQMIERIIGYLTEGKRLLIFGLLVFGSLVLFSPFLFSQEHIDLVDTSNGSLNLGYTDLMIPGVEIDLYFARLYNNQSESNGILGWGWHTLWDMNLKYRPPEERKIITMVKGVTTVCSESLPCKLELIGGNGKGLEFRKEGEGFISIYGEDIKITKSDNGFIMIYNDGTKYFFEKPAELEKIPNVSNYQRILKEGGVEITSFSERLEKRGIYKLSMIKDRFENKISFFYDYLNRLIKVQDETTKRGFSFTYTAKDKISRVKDHTGRSVSFKYDYQDNLIEVMDILGRKTSFLYDTEHNIKSIIKEGASLKISYDLNKRVVRLKGPSKEDTSFFYEDIYEDIGEINSGMITTIQDVLGNKIVHCYKPGYYGDNAKRMVITDAEGNKKEIYRNKRKLIEKIIYPNGAYWEYTYDDRGNLTQRSGPEGVVWKYEYEKVYNRLSRIIDPKGGITNLTYDGSSSVKIEYPDKNFTTTIYNSFGKPIKIINTRKKEAEYSYNDYGELTQIKIGSRTATFSYDQVGRLTSFTNPNKVTTDFTYNNANKLTEVKDGLSNLTKYTYDGRGNLVSITDPLNRTIFFEYDASDRLIKITGREGAVLRYSYDKIGNLVSLTDPAGNVFSYSYDKNRRRTQVNNPQGGIIRYGYDPSGNLTKTIDACGNSTEYTYDKLGRLIKVCDENGGESKYTYDKMGNFISLTNANGHSINYTYDSVDRLIEMKNPLGNTIYYTYDVIGNLIEKKDAMGLKISYIYDDFNQMVRAEYPDSSLKMGYDNNGNLIDFSSLGLSGSMTYDNLDRMTTLIYNYGSFTKKLNYSYDSLNNLGTLREEGKGVINYTYDALNRTTSISNEDGKINYSYDSLGRRTKMTYPNGVFCEYSYNALSQITSIVYKKPDNKTISFYNYTYDRNGNVLSMTTPEGRFFYEYDKLNRLIREVTPSGTNTAYTYDKVGNRLSMNGIDYTYDNAERLIKAGITSYVYDNNGNMIKKTSDFSTTTYSYDYGNRLTGVFCLNDNIGSYTYSPLGYRIRKMTGTETITYLWNRKRLLGEYDDSGNLKTSYILGARNEAIGMKRGTATTYFLSDLIGNIIGLIDQNGNQIASLSYEPFGRVRSKRGEIEPSLLFTGAQFDSEIGLYYMKARHYDPEIGRFLQKEPMDYVFLKERIEKFSIENRVVNGRAFGFYNRNYYDYVGNNPLLFIDPDGLARILGGGEAGWNVGGGLAGQTDIGYDFSGEGGFVEPSIYANVGIPQAGVCVNGGIDELFGKNDATLNLGVAALLKVDFAIPLTHVNIFGIPIPIPNGIRVGAGLGVSATIVHADVDIPIQSTTISQRTVEGIVEGIATGNIIQECQSWTFEQRYENADRIRTEPGSSVFDRIAARNRMINLLCR from the coding sequence ATGATTAAATTTAAATTAGAAAGACAAATGATAGAAAGAATAATTGGGTATTTAACAGAGGGTAAAAGGCTATTGATTTTTGGGCTTTTGGTATTTGGCTCTTTGGTATTATTTAGCCCGTTCTTATTCTCACAGGAGCATATTGACCTTGTTGATACAAGCAATGGGTCTCTGAACTTGGGATATACGGATCTTATGATACCGGGAGTGGAAATAGACCTGTACTTTGCTCGTTTATATAATAATCAGAGTGAAAGCAACGGTATTCTTGGTTGGGGCTGGCATACACTCTGGGATATGAATTTAAAATATAGACCACCGGAAGAAAGAAAAATTATAACAATGGTTAAAGGAGTTACCACTGTTTGTTCAGAAAGCCTTCCTTGCAAGCTTGAATTAATTGGAGGAAATGGTAAGGGCTTGGAATTTAGGAAAGAAGGAGAGGGTTTTATAAGCATTTATGGAGAAGATATTAAAATTACAAAAAGTGATAATGGTTTTATAATGATCTATAATGATGGGACAAAATATTTTTTTGAAAAACCTGCGGAGCTTGAGAAGATACCAAATGTTTCCAATTACCAAAGAATTTTAAAGGAGGGGGGTGTAGAGATTACCTCCTTTTCTGAAAGATTGGAAAAACGGGGTATCTATAAGCTTTCTATGATAAAGGATAGATTTGAAAATAAAATATCCTTCTTTTATGACTATCTAAATAGGCTGATAAAAGTGCAGGACGAAACAACTAAAAGGGGTTTTTCCTTTACCTATACAGCTAAAGACAAGATAAGTAGAGTTAAAGACCATACTGGAAGGTCAGTAAGTTTTAAATATGACTACCAAGACAATTTAATAGAGGTAATGGATATTTTGGGTAGAAAGACATCTTTTCTTTATGACACTGAACATAATATTAAGAGTATTATCAAAGAAGGAGCCTCTTTAAAAATTTCCTATGACCTCAATAAAAGGGTTGTTAGATTAAAGGGTCCATCAAAGGAGGATACATCATTTTTTTATGAAGATATATATGAAGATATAGGAGAAATAAACTCAGGTATGATTACCACTATACAAGATGTATTAGGCAATAAGATAGTTCACTGCTATAAGCCTGGATATTATGGAGATAATGCAAAACGAATGGTTATTACTGATGCAGAGGGAAACAAAAAAGAGATATATCGTAATAAGAGAAAGCTGATTGAAAAAATTATATACCCAAATGGTGCTTACTGGGAATATACCTATGATGATAGAGGCAATCTTACCCAGAGAAGCGGTCCAGAAGGGGTAGTTTGGAAATATGAGTATGAGAAGGTGTATAATCGGCTCTCAAGGATAATAGACCCAAAGGGAGGCATTACTAATCTTACCTATGATGGAAGTTCTAGCGTAAAGATTGAATATCCTGATAAAAACTTTACCACTACAATTTATAACAGCTTTGGAAAACCAATAAAGATAATAAATACAAGAAAGAAGGAGGCAGAATATTCATATAACGATTATGGGGAACTGACCCAGATTAAAATAGGAAGTAGGACAGCAACTTTTAGCTATGACCAGGTTGGAAGGCTAACCTCTTTTACTAATCCAAATAAGGTAACCACAGATTTTACTTACAATAATGCAAATAAGCTTACAGAGGTAAAGGATGGTTTAAGTAATCTAACCAAATATACTTATGATGGTAGAGGAAATCTTGTTTCAATAACAGACCCATTAAATAGAACAATCTTTTTTGAATATGATGCCTCAGATAGGCTTATTAAGATAACAGGCCGGGAAGGGGCAGTCTTACGATATAGTTATGATAAAATAGGTAATCTTGTATCACTTACTGACCCAGCAGGTAATGTCTTTTCTTACTCCTATGATAAAAATAGAAGAAGAACCCAAGTGAATAATCCTCAAGGAGGAATAATTAGGTATGGATATGACCCATCAGGAAACTTGACAAAGACAATTGATGCTTGTGGAAATTCTACAGAATATACCTATGATAAACTTGGAAGATTGATTAAGGTATGCGATGAAAATGGAGGAGAAAGTAAATATACCTATGATAAGATGGGAAATTTCATCTCGCTAACCAATGCTAATGGTCATAGTATAAACTATACCTATGATTCTGTAGACCGTCTTATAGAGATGAAAAACCCACTGGGAAATACCATTTATTATACCTATGATGTGATTGGAAACCTGATAGAGAAGAAGGATGCCATGGGTTTAAAAATATCTTATATATACGATGATTTCAACCAAATGGTTAGGGCGGAATATCCAGATTCTTCTCTGAAAATGGGCTATGATAATAATGGAAATCTTATTGATTTTTCCTCTTTAGGCCTTTCAGGTAGTATGACCTATGATAACCTTGATAGAATGACTACCTTAATCTATAATTATGGTTCTTTCACAAAAAAGCTTAACTATAGTTATGATAGTTTGAATAACCTTGGGACCTTGAGGGAAGAAGGCAAGGGAGTAATAAACTATACCTACGATGCTCTAAACAGGACAACCTCTATTTCAAATGAGGATGGTAAGATAAACTATTCTTATGACTCTCTTGGCAGAAGAACAAAGATGACTTATCCAAATGGTGTATTTTGTGAGTATAGTTATAATGCCCTTTCCCAAATAACCTCCATTGTTTATAAAAAGCCTGATAATAAAACTATCTCATTTTATAATTACACATATGACAGAAATGGTAATGTCTTGAGTATGACAACACCCGAGGGAAGATTTTTTTATGAATATGATAAGCTCAATAGGTTAATCAGAGAAGTTACGCCCTCAGGAACAAACACTGCCTATACCTATGATAAGGTTGGAAATCGCCTTTCTATGAATGGGATAGACTATACTTATGATAATGCAGAAAGACTCATTAAGGCAGGGATTACATCTTATGTCTATGATAACAATGGCAATATGATAAAGAAGACCAGTGATTTTTCAACAACCACCTATAGCTATGATTATGGTAATAGATTGACAGGAGTTTTTTGTTTAAATGATAACATAGGTTCCTATACCTATTCTCCCCTGGGCTATCGGATAAGAAAAATGACAGGCACTGAGACAATAACATATCTTTGGAACAGAAAGAGATTGCTTGGTGAATATGATGATTCTGGTAATCTAAAAACAAGTTATATCCTTGGTGCTAGAAATGAAGCTATTGGTATGAAGAGAGGAACAGCCACTACTTATTTCTTAAGCGACCTTATTGGTAATATTATCGGTTTAATAGACCAAAATGGAAACCAGATTGCATCTTTAAGTTATGAGCCTTTTGGAAGGGTAAGAAGCAAAAGAGGGGAAATAGAGCCTTCTTTACTTTTTACAGGAGCCCAGTTTGATTCTGAAATAGGGCTTTATTATATGAAGGCAAGGCACTATGACCCTGAAATAGGAAGATTTTTGCAAAAAGAGCCAATGGATTATGTCTTTTTAAAAGAAAGAATAGAGAAATTTTCTATTGAAAATAGGGTGGTGAATGGCAGGGCATTTGGGTTTTATAACAGGAATTACTATGATTATGTAGGGAATAATCCCTTACTCTTTATTGACCCTGACGGTCTTGCAAGGATACTTGGTGGAGGGGAAGCAGGGTGGAATGTGGGTGGGGGTCTTGCTGGACAAACAGATATAGGTTATGACTTTAGTGGAGAAGGAGGATTTGTGGAACCATCAATTTATGCCAATGTTGGCATTCCTCAAGCGGGTGTATGTGTAAATGGAGGCATAGACGAGCTCTTTGGCAAGAATGATGCTACTTTAAATCTTGGTGTAGCAGCCCTCCTTAAGGTTGATTTCGCTATTCCTTTAACCCATGTGAATATTTTTGGGATACCCATTCCAATTCCCAATGGTATCAGGGTAGGTGCAGGATTAGGGGTTTCAGCTACAATAGTTCATGCCGATGTTGATATACCAATACAATCCACTACAATCTCGCAAAGGACTGTAGAAGGTATTGTAGAAGGTATTGCTACAGGAAATATCATACAGGAGTGCCAAAGCTGGACATTTGAACAAAGGTATGAAAATGCAGACAGGATAAGAACAGAGCCAGGGAGTAGTGTGTTTGATAGAATTGCCGCAAGAAATAGGATGATAAACCTATTATGCAGATAA
- a CDS encoding HEPN domain-containing protein — translation MTKKELIEYWVGSSDADFKTMENLLKSEDYSWALFIGHLVIEKLLKAYYVKTVSDNPPLIHHLLRLAEKTDLSLNEEQKDDLLLITTFNINVRYPDYKLEFYKKCTKKYAETNISKIRRLHLWLVEQILK, via the coding sequence ATGACAAAAAAGGAATTGATTGAATATTGGGTTGGTTCATCAGATGCAGATTTCAAGACAATGGAAAATCTGCTCAAAAGTGAAGACTATTCATGGGCTTTGTTCATCGGGCACCTGGTTATTGAAAAATTGTTGAAGGCATATTATGTAAAAACTGTGTCCGATAATCCACCTTTGATACATCATTTACTTAGATTAGCAGAGAAGACGGATTTATCCTTAAATGAGGAACAAAAGGATGACCTTTTGCTCATAACTACATTTAATATCAATGTTAGATACCCAGATTATAAACTGGAATTCTATAAAAAGTGCACAAAAAAATATGCAGAAACCAATATTAGTAAGATAAGGAGGTTGCATTTATGGCTTGTGGAACAGATTCTAAAATAA
- a CDS encoding YgiT-type zinc finger protein, which produces MNNLKCPECKRDVIVGRVEMDYYLDKIRVVVKNVPARVCSGCGREFIEGVIAENLDRLVDRVVEDVNSFSKKLPILQDKMREIAIGV; this is translated from the coding sequence ATGAATAACTTAAAATGTCCAGAATGTAAGAGGGATGTAATTGTAGGAAGGGTAGAGATGGATTATTACCTGGATAAAATTAGGGTTGTAGTAAAGAATGTGCCAGCGAGGGTTTGTTCAGGATGTGGCAGGGAATTTATTGAGGGTGTCATAGCTGAAAACCTTGATAGGTTAGTAGACAGGGTAGTAGAGGATGTAAATAGTTTTTCTAAAAAACTACCTATCCTGCAAGACAAAATGAGAGAAATAGCTATAGGAGTATAA
- a CDS encoding nucleotidyltransferase domain-containing protein, translating into MACGTDSKIIMKTIIKYLDLLQQNNISFEQVYLYGSYAKGNSKEDSDIDLAIVAKEWLPDIFEAQFRLMKLGRRIDTRIEPHPIRKSDFDKTNPYAGEILRTGKRIKRQNKITNKED; encoded by the coding sequence ATGGCTTGTGGAACAGATTCTAAAATAATTATGAAAACCATTATTAAATATCTTGACCTTCTTCAGCAAAATAATATTTCGTTTGAGCAGGTTTATCTTTATGGCTCCTATGCTAAGGGAAATTCAAAAGAAGATAGCGATATAGACTTAGCCATTGTTGCCAAAGAATGGCTACCTGATATTTTTGAGGCTCAATTTAGACTAATGAAATTAGGACGAAGGATTGATACACGGATAGAACCTCATCCAATTAGAAAATCTGACTTTGATAAAACGAATCCTTATGCAGGGGAAATTTTAAGGACAGGAAAAAGAATAAAACGACAAAATAAAATTACAAACAAGGAGGATTAA
- a CDS encoding PaREP1 family protein — MSKFESIVEEAQEILLFAFDELKEAKKEQDEMTARQAAEKGYLALVKAFNALFVKKGKKIEELPLSERGRRFFIHKLAGRKEEKFYDSMRHSLHIDGFHEGIIMFDSLEDDLNDIERFILGLENGNEGV, encoded by the coding sequence ATGAGCAAATTTGAATCCATTGTAGAAGAGGCTCAAGAGATTTTGCTTTTTGCCTTTGATGAACTAAAAGAGGCGAAGAAGGAGCAAGATGAAATGACAGCAAGGCAAGCAGCAGAAAAGGGATACCTTGCATTAGTAAAGGCTTTTAATGCCCTATTTGTCAAAAAAGGCAAAAAAATAGAGGAGCTTCCCTTGAGCGAGAGGGGAAGGAGGTTTTTTATACATAAACTTGCAGGAAGGAAAGAAGAGAAATTTTATGATAGTATGAGGCATAGTCTACACATAGATGGCTTTCATGAAGGGATTATTATGTTTGATAGCCTTGAGGATGACTTAAATGATATAGAAAGATTTATATTGGGTCTTGAAAATGGAAATGAAGGGGTTTAA